Proteins from a single region of Planctomycetota bacterium:
- a CDS encoding DUF1501 domain-containing protein — translation MGGRLPHPCRGPVPRREVLRIGGLGALGVSLGDLVSRRKVAGAAAPAGTARARNCIVLFLAGGPPQHETFDPKPAAPVEIRGPFLPVSTSVPGVAFCELLPRLARRADRLCVIRSMTTGIHSHSTSGCFMLTGHEPASVAENVPASAADWPSIAAAVGALRPADDGPLDAVVIPEGLVNNPAIPWPGQNGGFMGAAWHPHLLRCDPSAARLEIDGLSVPAEAVRRLGARRGLLESLDGLAIAGSQGLLEAQRVRHEAFELLSAGATRRALEIERETEATRDRYGRTKFGQSVLLARRLVEAGVRLVQVNYPREPGDTTSNNPLWDTHVDNAGRLERVLCPSFDTALAALLDDLAERGLLDDTLVVAMGEFGRTPRINPSGGRDHWGSVFSVALAGAGLPGGAVIGASDAHGAQPTLRPVRPPDLAATIFQLLGIAPATEFRDGLGRPLALVTGGEPLAELVG, via the coding sequence GTGGGTGGTCGGTTGCCTCATCCCTGCCGCGGTCCCGTCCCCCGCCGGGAGGTGCTGCGGATCGGCGGCCTGGGGGCGCTGGGGGTGAGCCTCGGCGACCTCGTCTCGCGGCGGAAGGTCGCCGGTGCGGCCGCGCCGGCCGGCACTGCCCGGGCGCGCAACTGCATCGTGCTGTTCCTCGCCGGCGGTCCGCCGCAGCACGAGACGTTCGACCCCAAGCCGGCGGCCCCCGTCGAGATCCGCGGGCCGTTCCTGCCGGTATCGACGAGCGTGCCGGGGGTGGCGTTCTGCGAGCTCTTGCCGCGGCTGGCCCGGCGCGCCGACCGGCTGTGCGTGATCCGCTCGATGACCACCGGGATCCATTCCCATTCCACCAGCGGCTGCTTCATGCTCACCGGCCACGAGCCGGCGAGCGTCGCCGAGAACGTCCCCGCCAGCGCCGCCGACTGGCCGAGCATCGCCGCGGCGGTGGGAGCGCTGCGGCCGGCCGACGACGGCCCGCTCGACGCGGTCGTGATCCCCGAAGGCCTCGTCAACAACCCCGCCATCCCCTGGCCCGGCCAGAATGGCGGCTTCATGGGGGCGGCCTGGCATCCGCACCTGCTGCGCTGCGACCCGTCGGCGGCGCGCCTCGAGATCGACGGGCTGTCGGTGCCCGCCGAGGCCGTCCGTCGCCTCGGCGCCAGGCGCGGCCTGCTCGAGTCTCTCGACGGCCTGGCGATTGCCGGCAGCCAGGGGCTGCTCGAGGCCCAGCGCGTGCGCCACGAGGCGTTCGAGCTGCTCTCCGCCGGCGCCACGCGCCGGGCGCTCGAGATCGAGCGCGAGACGGAGGCGACGCGCGACCGCTACGGCCGGACGAAGTTCGGCCAGAGCGTGCTCCTCGCCCGCCGCCTGGTCGAGGCGGGGGTCCGGCTCGTGCAGGTCAACTACCCGCGCGAGCCCGGCGACACGACCTCCAACAATCCGCTGTGGGACACCCACGTCGACAACGCCGGCCGGCTCGAGCGCGTCCTCTGCCCGTCGTTCGATACGGCATTGGCGGCACTGCTCGACGACCTCGCCGAACGCGGCCTCCTCGACGACACGCTGGTGGTGGCGATGGGGGAGTTCGGCCGCACACCGCGGATCAACCCCTCCGGCGGCCGCGACCACTGGGGGAGCGTGTTTTCGGTGGCGCTGGCCGGCGCCGGCCTCCCCGGCGGCGCGGTGATCGGCGCGAGCGACGCCCACGGCGCCCAGCCGACGCTCCGCCCCGTCCGTCCCCCCGACCTCGCGGCGACGATCTTCCAGTTGCTCGGGATCGCCCCGGCGACCGAGTTCCGCGACGGCCTCGGCCGGCCCCTGGCGCTGGTCACCGGTGGTGAGCCCCTGGCGGAGCTGGTCGGGTAG
- a CDS encoding DUF1549 domain-containing protein — MSLTALAAPALADGPALVAVDVHPATVQLAGSRDRQSLVVQATYADGITRDVTATATLTAADPAIAALDGRVVRPVADGTTTIAVSFGDRTLSVPVTVARAAETPPLSFKLDVMPVFMRSGCNTGSCHGAARGKDGFRLSLFGFDPDGDHHRLTREIAGRRLNLALAAESLLLEKATGTVPHSGGAKIKVGDPAYATLLEWLEKGAATDPGPVPAVTKVEIFPAGAVLDGAGETQQLTVRAIYADGSDRDVTHLAVFLTGNDNSAAVSPDGLITAKNRGEAFVMARYDTHTVGMDVIVLPKGLSFTWADPPAANAVDTFVNAKLRKLRINPSEPCSDEEFLRRVSLDICGALPTADEYRSFMASTDPDKRAHLVDSLLARKEFVEMWVMKWSELLMIRTAQQISYKAMLLYYNWLQERIQANVPIDQLVRELLSASGGTFTNAATNYYQNETDTLKVAENVAQVFLGMRIQCAQCHNHPFDRWTMDDYYGFANFFAQIGRKPGEDPRETVVFNSGGGDVKHPVGGRVVPPKFLGGASPDLAGRDRRAAMAEWLTAPDNAYFARNLVNIVWAHFFGRGLVDEVDDVRVSNPSVNEELLDDLARRFVESKYDFKKLVRDICTSRTYQLSTATNETNATDERNFSHALLRRVRAEVLLDMVSAVTDTKNKFSGLPLGARAVQIADGNTSTYFLTTFGRATRGSVCSCEVKMEPNLSQALHLLNGDTVQGKIQAGGLVKRLLDAGQSPEQVIEEIYVRALSRRPTDTEKADLLALVTAEANPQQALEDGFWAILNSREFVFNH, encoded by the coding sequence ATGTCGCTCACGGCCCTTGCCGCCCCGGCGCTCGCCGACGGTCCGGCGCTGGTCGCCGTCGACGTCCATCCCGCGACCGTGCAGCTGGCCGGGAGCCGTGACCGCCAGTCGCTCGTCGTCCAGGCCACCTACGCCGACGGGATCACGCGCGACGTCACCGCCACGGCGACGCTCACGGCCGCCGATCCGGCGATCGCCGCGCTCGACGGCCGTGTCGTCCGGCCGGTCGCCGACGGGACGACGACGATCGCGGTGAGCTTCGGCGACCGCACGCTGTCGGTGCCCGTCACCGTCGCCCGTGCCGCGGAAACGCCGCCGCTGAGCTTCAAACTCGACGTCATGCCGGTGTTCATGCGCTCCGGGTGCAACACCGGCAGTTGCCACGGTGCGGCGCGCGGGAAGGACGGCTTCCGCCTGTCGCTGTTCGGCTTCGACCCCGACGGCGACCACCACCGGCTGACGCGCGAGATCGCCGGCCGCCGCCTCAACCTCGCCCTGGCGGCGGAGAGCCTGCTCCTCGAGAAGGCGACCGGCACCGTGCCCCACAGCGGCGGCGCGAAGATCAAGGTCGGCGACCCCGCCTACGCCACGTTGCTCGAGTGGCTCGAGAAGGGGGCGGCCACCGATCCCGGCCCGGTTCCCGCCGTGACGAAGGTCGAGATCTTCCCGGCCGGCGCCGTCCTCGACGGCGCGGGGGAGACGCAGCAGCTCACCGTCCGCGCCATCTACGCCGACGGCAGTGACCGCGACGTCACCCACCTCGCCGTGTTCCTCACCGGCAACGACAACTCCGCCGCGGTCTCTCCCGACGGGCTGATCACCGCCAAGAACCGCGGCGAGGCGTTCGTGATGGCACGCTACGACACGCACACGGTGGGGATGGACGTGATCGTCCTTCCCAAGGGGCTGTCGTTCACGTGGGCCGATCCCCCGGCCGCCAACGCCGTCGACACCTTCGTCAACGCCAAGCTGCGGAAGCTGCGGATCAACCCCTCGGAGCCGTGCAGCGACGAGGAGTTCCTCCGCCGCGTGTCGCTCGACATCTGCGGCGCGCTGCCCACCGCCGACGAATACCGCTCGTTCATGGCGAGCACCGATCCCGACAAGCGTGCCCACCTCGTCGATTCGCTCCTGGCGCGGAAGGAGTTCGTCGAGATGTGGGTGATGAAATGGTCGGAGCTGCTGATGATCCGCACCGCGCAGCAGATCAGCTACAAGGCGATGCTCCTGTACTACAACTGGCTCCAGGAGCGGATCCAGGCCAACGTGCCGATCGACCAGCTCGTCCGCGAGCTGCTGTCGGCCAGCGGCGGGACGTTCACCAATGCCGCGACGAACTACTACCAGAACGAGACCGACACACTGAAGGTGGCCGAGAACGTCGCCCAGGTGTTCCTCGGGATGCGGATCCAGTGCGCCCAGTGCCACAACCATCCCTTCGACCGCTGGACGATGGACGACTACTACGGGTTCGCCAATTTCTTCGCTCAGATCGGCCGCAAGCCGGGGGAGGATCCGCGCGAGACGGTGGTCTTCAATTCCGGCGGCGGCGACGTCAAGCACCCGGTCGGCGGCCGTGTCGTGCCGCCGAAGTTCCTCGGCGGCGCCTCCCCCGACCTCGCCGGCCGCGACCGCCGGGCGGCGATGGCCGAGTGGCTCACCGCCCCGGACAATGCCTACTTCGCCCGGAACCTCGTCAACATCGTGTGGGCGCACTTTTTCGGCCGCGGCCTCGTCGACGAGGTCGACGACGTCCGCGTCAGTAATCCGTCGGTCAACGAGGAACTGCTCGACGACCTGGCGCGGCGGTTCGTCGAATCGAAGTACGACTTCAAGAAACTCGTCCGCGACATCTGCACCTCGCGGACGTACCAGCTCTCGACCGCGACCAACGAGACCAACGCGACCGACGAGCGCAACTTCTCCCACGCCCTCCTGCGGCGCGTGCGGGCGGAGGTCCTCCTCGACATGGTCTCGGCCGTCACCGACACGAAGAACAAGTTCTCCGGGCTGCCGCTCGGGGCCCGGGCCGTGCAGATCGCCGACGGCAACACGTCGACCTACTTCCTCACCACCTTCGGCCGGGCGACGCGCGGGAGCGTCTGCTCCTGCGAGGTGAAGATGGAGCCCAATCTGTCGCAGGCCCTGCATCTTCTCAACGGCGACACCGTCCAGGGCAAGATCCAGGCCGGGGGCCTGGTGAAGCGGCTCCTCGACGCCGGCCAGTCGCCCGAGCAGGTGATCGAGGAGATCTACGTCCGCGCCTTGTCGCGCCGGCCGACCGACACGGAAAAGGCCGATCTGCTCGCGCTGGTGACGGCCGAGGCGAATCCGCAGCAGGCCCTCGAGGACGGATTCTGGGCGATCCTCAACTCGCGCGAGTTCGTCTTCAACCACTGA